One Exiguobacterium acetylicum DNA segment encodes these proteins:
- a CDS encoding UvrD-helicase domain-containing protein codes for MIDMNEVLGIIGSSKNVYDLLVNSYIRPSHPYKLRGTVNRSAPLYTTELYTRILEERRVPSVDDYSRTFSEKYFPRKDKDSARIQANIAYKSLLTEIHFYFLLRESGQFDEVKMSFDHDILVKSDVLITKNGVSIGLQLFSGDETYVNTKIVTIGRFNAGTTLAYPLHALPLKGRYIYKDAGGSPLSLYGQEDINEVMSLFRYEQDEPDQRLRPELDVDRFVMMTPPEQVLTPVATPETTMASHSIVFGGKVNASELDEIRKSGVIVHHIPVDVPGITPFQIVDGCKTSLKGKEDYLKMYGHRSKGFNYNQYIVEHASHTEHIAINAGAGSGKTTTLIARIMYLLDMGVIDGLDQIAMITFTNEAANNMEEALAERLVERLKLTGDPKYMKHINDLRRMDILTIPSFAKKILTSFGQHLGLGGGFRVSQMTMERRRMVKRTFDEVLQEKSIANPFEGMWYYEVREFLETVWDKFEQKGVVSEDFSGVSMNPDESDFTKSVIDVLMKADEELYQLKLENDVIGISDLTRFMKKIYESDAPLEELSDRYRYLFVDEFQDTDVSQIQSIVSIITATDIRLVAVGDVKQGIYRFRGADSSAFTVLDETMSLKKLGRCVTYRLDENFRSSRLLVEQMERHFSVWRESPSQLLPPGEDRMVSNKETRLTGNTMFLKSEDIDVEEIKLRLNEITRGDKEKGGKVLAILVRRNGEARDIGEMIRKDGDIKNLEVRMDGTLFESYAARDLMILINSWIYPEQRDVLYSLSTTAFSGLSSYPVFKRKLIQRDIYISSSSTELSIHESWTKSLERLKYSPLLSVLDSFIDKSNYKTHLREAGLSMADTLQYELNLHKIMMLIHETFADGPLDLLTLHEWLEMQVATNRDSDEAELDDNSFDGNLVRVLTVHRAKGLQFDTVMIPFTKNPIVRSGEGDIKDTIVYVSPSGKIEFAWKYKRYVDDRVVLDYETLGYEKLKSEEDLEQIREETRLLYVAMTRAEERLFIYGIDDKNQWGSRPNTWRDLLKMARRTRHAVQDNHL; via the coding sequence ATGATTGATATGAATGAAGTTCTAGGAATCATCGGTAGTTCGAAAAACGTATATGACCTACTAGTGAACTCTTATATAAGACCGTCACATCCATACAAATTAAGGGGGACGGTCAATCGAAGCGCGCCACTCTACACGACGGAGTTGTACACGAGGATACTCGAGGAAAGACGTGTTCCATCTGTAGATGATTACAGTAGGACTTTTTCAGAGAAGTACTTCCCGAGGAAGGATAAAGACTCTGCGAGAATCCAGGCTAACATTGCATATAAGTCGCTCTTGACCGAGATACATTTTTACTTCCTGCTCCGAGAATCAGGACAATTCGATGAGGTGAAGATGAGTTTCGACCACGATATTCTGGTTAAGAGTGACGTACTTATAACGAAGAACGGCGTGTCGATAGGCTTACAATTGTTCTCTGGAGATGAGACCTATGTGAACACCAAGATAGTTACTATCGGCCGATTCAATGCCGGCACTACTTTAGCATATCCTCTCCATGCTCTTCCGTTGAAGGGGCGATATATCTATAAAGATGCGGGAGGATCTCCACTTTCACTTTATGGACAAGAAGACATAAACGAAGTGATGAGTCTCTTCCGTTATGAACAGGATGAACCTGATCAGAGGTTACGGCCTGAATTGGATGTAGATCGGTTCGTGATGATGACTCCGCCCGAACAGGTATTAACTCCAGTTGCGACCCCGGAGACGACAATGGCGTCACATTCTATCGTATTCGGTGGAAAAGTGAATGCTTCAGAACTTGATGAGATTCGTAAGAGTGGAGTGATCGTCCATCACATACCCGTCGATGTTCCCGGAATCACGCCATTTCAAATTGTCGATGGATGTAAGACGAGCCTCAAGGGCAAGGAGGACTACCTCAAGATGTACGGACATCGATCCAAGGGGTTCAACTACAATCAGTATATCGTGGAGCATGCCAGTCATACTGAACACATCGCCATCAATGCCGGGGCAGGGAGTGGTAAAACTACCACTCTCATTGCCCGTATCATGTATCTCCTTGACATGGGGGTGATTGATGGTCTTGATCAAATTGCCATGATCACCTTCACGAACGAGGCTGCCAATAATATGGAAGAAGCACTAGCTGAGCGACTCGTCGAAAGACTCAAATTGACTGGCGATCCGAAGTACATGAAACACATCAATGACTTGCGACGGATGGATATCCTGACCATACCTTCATTCGCGAAGAAAATTCTGACGTCCTTCGGTCAACATCTTGGATTGGGAGGAGGTTTTCGAGTCTCTCAGATGACGATGGAGCGTAGAAGGATGGTCAAAAGAACGTTCGACGAAGTACTTCAAGAAAAATCGATAGCGAACCCCTTCGAGGGTATGTGGTACTACGAGGTGAGGGAATTCCTAGAAACCGTATGGGACAAGTTCGAACAAAAGGGTGTGGTCTCCGAGGATTTCTCTGGCGTATCTATGAATCCTGATGAATCAGATTTCACGAAATCAGTGATTGACGTCCTGATGAAGGCGGATGAAGAACTCTACCAGTTAAAGTTGGAGAATGACGTGATAGGAATTTCTGATTTGACTAGATTCATGAAAAAAATCTATGAGTCAGATGCGCCGCTCGAGGAATTGTCTGATAGATATCGTTACTTGTTTGTCGACGAATTCCAAGATACGGACGTATCGCAGATTCAATCAATCGTAAGTATCATCACAGCGACCGACATCCGGCTCGTCGCCGTAGGAGATGTAAAGCAAGGTATCTATCGGTTTAGGGGAGCGGACTCCTCTGCCTTCACGGTCCTCGATGAAACGATGAGCCTCAAAAAACTAGGGCGGTGTGTCACTTATCGACTAGATGAGAACTTCAGGTCCAGCCGTCTGCTCGTGGAACAAATGGAACGTCATTTTTCTGTCTGGCGGGAAAGTCCCTCCCAACTACTTCCGCCTGGGGAGGACAGGATGGTTTCGAACAAGGAGACGCGACTGACGGGAAACACTATGTTCTTAAAATCAGAGGATATCGACGTAGAAGAAATCAAACTTAGATTGAACGAAATCACTCGAGGCGATAAGGAAAAGGGAGGCAAGGTCCTCGCTATTCTAGTCCGTAGGAACGGAGAGGCTAGAGATATTGGAGAAATGATTCGGAAAGATGGAGACATCAAGAATCTTGAGGTACGTATGGACGGGACGTTGTTCGAATCATACGCGGCTCGTGATTTGATGATTCTCATCAACTCTTGGATTTATCCTGAGCAGCGAGATGTACTCTATTCCCTTTCGACCACCGCATTCTCAGGCCTCTCTTCCTATCCGGTTTTCAAAAGGAAGCTTATTCAGAGAGACATCTATATTTCTTCTTCTTCCACTGAATTATCCATTCATGAATCATGGACCAAATCACTTGAAAGGTTGAAATACAGCCCATTACTTTCTGTGCTCGACTCGTTCATTGACAAGTCGAATTACAAAACACATCTACGAGAAGCCGGTCTGTCAATGGCAGACACGCTACAATACGAGCTGAACCTCCATAAAATCATGATGCTCATTCACGAAACATTCGCTGATGGACCTCTTGATTTACTTACACTTCATGAATGGCTAGAGATGCAAGTCGCGACGAATAGGGATTCTGATGAAGCGGAGTTAGACGATAACAGTTTTGATGGCAATCTCGTCCGTGTCCTGACTGTGCATAGGGCGAAAGGTCTTCAGTTCGATACCGTCATGATTCCTTTTACGAAGAATCCCATTGTGCGTTCAGGTGAGGGGGACATCAAGGACACAATCGTATACGTATCTCCTTCGGGCAAAATCGAATTTGCTTGGAAATATAAAAGATATGTAGATGACCGGGTTGTACTCGACTATGAGACTTTAGGCTACGAAAAACTGAAAAGCGAAGAGGACCTTGAGCAAATTCGCGAGGAGACTCGTCTTCTATATGTCGCGATGACAAGAGCCGAGGAACGATTGTTCATTTATGGAATCGATGACAAAAATCAATGGGGGTCGCGTCCTAATACTTGGCGAGACTTACTCAAGATGGCGAGGAGGACACGACATGCCGTACAAGATAATCACCTATGA
- a CDS encoding DUF6998 domain-containing protein, with amino-acid sequence MKDMVDCLKRMEDGDLVRLYGAWYEEMKTRGIVRTRNIVGEVGEYYAVETYRDNPSFPDLEISRISMKHFDATSQDGRRYSVKTVTSTSTGVFYGLNAPGEEKEEEQLFDHLILVSLNKDYTLAGVYEMDWTTFLELKSWHSRMGAWKMAVNKHVLSCCVRVDGPDGRINLK; translated from the coding sequence ATGAAGGACATGGTTGATTGTCTGAAAAGGATGGAAGATGGCGATTTGGTAAGATTGTACGGTGCATGGTATGAAGAGATGAAGACGAGGGGGATCGTCCGCACGCGGAACATCGTAGGTGAGGTCGGAGAATATTATGCAGTAGAGACGTATCGTGACAATCCATCGTTCCCGGACCTCGAAATCTCTCGTATCAGCATGAAGCACTTCGATGCGACGAGCCAGGATGGTCGGAGATATAGCGTGAAGACGGTCACGAGTACGTCGACCGGTGTGTTCTATGGACTCAATGCACCTGGGGAGGAAAAGGAAGAGGAACAGCTCTTCGACCATCTGATACTCGTGAGTCTGAACAAGGATTATACGTTGGCCGGAGTATACGAAATGGATTGGACCACCTTCTTGGAACTGAAGAGTTGGCACTCTCGGATGGGGGCTTGGAAGATGGCGGTCAATAAGCATGTACTGTCATGTTGTGTCCGGGTCGACGGTCCAGATGGTCGTATCAATCTAAAATAA